A window of the Brachyhypopomus gauderio isolate BG-103 chromosome 14, BGAUD_0.2, whole genome shotgun sequence genome harbors these coding sequences:
- the bfsp2 gene encoding phakinin: MRVRRIELNQTSELKSVRAEYSQARTQMKSLQAETESVRALRSGEPPELRKHWHDIELQILSSIIRKLGPPPLPLQLLLSQDPFVMCAGGTTEPDGLPGRTLCCENSAALSDVWEVHKLQ, encoded by the exons ATGCGTGTCAGGAGG ATTGAGCTCAATCAAACATCCGAATTGAAGAGTGTTCGGGCGGAATACAGCCAGGCCAGAACACAGATGAAGAGTCTCCAGGCTGAGACTGAGTCTGTGAGAGCACTG AGGTCTGGAGAACCTCCTGAACTACGCAAACACTGGCATGACATCGAGCTCCAGATCCTCAGCTCAATCATCAGAAAGCTGGGACCTCCTCCACTTCCACTTCAACTGCTGCTTTCTCAAGATCCTTTTGTTAT GTGTGCAGGTGGAACTACAGAGCCAGACGGATTACCTGGTCGCACTTTGTGTTGTGAGAACAGCGCAGCACTGTCTGACG TTTGGGAAGTCCACAAATTACAGTAA